One Pleuronectes platessa chromosome 20, fPlePla1.1, whole genome shotgun sequence DNA window includes the following coding sequences:
- the LOC128425472 gene encoding microtubule-associated protein futsch isoform X3, protein MPAPKRGPDPHEPQPKMRKLDEAGEALPSKAEPVTINRALKTGNTLEKSAAPRSWKKLSTSEQEQSSPPKDPSKTISDPPVKKAKLLNTTSASCEESPSQFPKASLKRTASTDSEEELSSDGSKVNLFRERDEDDKARCVRQYSNRVKAKRKAEETSSDPQETCQELESVPTVLIQIDHSYGRYSDLPNTQSTAEDNQNATKEPAEAAVEPERQVQLNNAAQAESKETLVSVSGNANASINDCAVEGSKREELKSVEIQKLTDKETLPSSREALDSVTPAASCITSVAEENEIKVVVESTESKKDGDDELVAPSAETLFSVTGEMNPSCEGEDQADEKTDSACRPESLTDVCGETETKKTTEIVSEGLNIRSKMEEGEHDMKEVIEAASVSAEHRDVDSENSNSAPEEILVGHNNPESQTDLSVKIQVTFKEESKSVHLPDQVPDKMTNSCDGVDKVVRKSDDKLKESERKVIELPSTQSVDGPGSFVEEELSHDVTDRMIDSCTEILTPDCEAAHEQKQREVFTDAVTVPEGQTDTDMQTKITSEGASDSALRVATQNQEHHNVNDHATEIPAEVKDLTSMEKGKEMNVELAPAPQCQIKMDLSASVTSEQEMCNPVKTMEAQSQQVEIQNQEKQKSNDLISEVRGDIMTEKLASEDDKCSASTPESQNRMEMQSVRTSEISIPASSLQVKRQESPGVSERTTDMSDKVHSHPVSNSQSSEDDNRVNAECVAATENQTEVHIQTEELSNPASTLQIQNQPSQEVSEPTTVLNQEFHEKQKAEKSLENENQANFQPAAASEGQIDIEMQTTSEISVLAPSEEIQNTISTSEEKSDTSPAVEIKSQEVSGHATDESTGVHENHQNVTKEDDINFESVAASENQIRPEIQSTSTSDISNPASLVVREIPKSQNEVDMETTARSEICNTSPAVEIQHQKIQDASDHDTDISGECATEPKNQVQMKKQVSSTSEILITAPKVETENTISKEVTGPAGDTSEGIQGLTLLKSKCSENQNNVIEAYESATEGPKETEMQTTAAPEEIFNPTTAAQTQYQRGQEVSELATDAVLQKDAAWAEHEENKGEAFNLCVSAAENQMEMNTETTATPEEVSDPGSIYQQVSELITDTVVQKETASCWNKENEDKLTSKSVNAPEMQTNMETTAAPEDISVPAPIAQRQDSRLQEATEHTADESNTIQKSHPVTHLENKEESSAIVDQKEMDVINGSMECADSALQEEMGKQMINEAKGEAAVIPCDKADKTVCPIEGQGEGTGSSEVIVFACDQPHDVDVVIEASEEQMKTFNQPEVQAQENQIVYEPISSPESNDERETATEPERHHGVSLLDIQNPESQQVIEEASTSEENKICDPQAEAEENVTEQICVFGSQAAAAVEMELESVSTSETSLIAQLEQSDVDVRQVAVISSSDDISTTDGQAEDAAQNTGFSECISASQFSDQVQEDAGFEEAEDVTVTTTTATTEAEVPDSTSEEYVISEPVAGSHIPFDIVTQAVAESGLTSSFSEEVSPDDGLVGKEDSLLNGSQYTDDKSSDPSQQPSCVLMDVNTTEMDMANSHALLRTNEGGDAVVIENADGTLVLQEVQILEDIEIGREIVVMEEDNEEDSDITIIEIPQATPQAVSPKQPFVKVNEKNTEDISGSYVKQNNTAGEKGEEDKKAQEAEKPKKQEMNTQARTKARLAALAEQKAAASKRAANRHQLNLLALCHEIAEDIATDSMLLKRIEEEKLVAAAAAVRAEAVRAEAAKKETPPVKTQDPNAINVATPAGPEGCSASATPAAQAPEAKPSTPDSAGAKPAAEPQKRRFFITQISVPLKAHEKKKLTRYQRLRQVELQREKMSWARVKKLKSDQANQMFSEMDWQSPRSATSSFSTCPVATTPQPAATPSKTAPTSPATSSQPATPKAEVPKVETPTAEPIKTEPTKTETPTPAKAEMSKTAPIKTEPTKHEASKAEPPNTETRRVTRQRTAKASDTTPAPGPAPKVTRSAGKRSLPAVPPPMPNGLNSQKSKLEIEYKPYRPRPKYSFDDFELDDDPLPVAQTRTNPALRLLQQTRPGLQSNPTAQARHAVQSRPTVSSQPANQVKLKAQTTPAAQISGQSKPSVAATSQLKPAASTNPQSKPAAARTPLSKAAATADSSKAVPSAKAQIKSPVTTTPQSNAVLAASTQLKSTAGGSAAQLKPSTSTTSQPAVPIKSETKPDVSKTDAASTSQKTSNPQSSGDGKCKDTAASLSSTPTSSSEESRKVSDGAQQCEQKPEENKAETSRTTVKTSEEPCQDRGAKQQDGGTPLSDACLQREVKKLKEADKDGTQTVIDAGQKHFGAVACNVCGMLYSASNPEDESQHLLFHNQFISAVKYVGWKKERILGEYPDGKIILVLPDDPKYALKKVEEIREMVDNDLGFQQVETKCPSQTKTFLFISNDKKVTGCLIAEHIQEGFRVIEEPVPEGSEGEKVMFERQRAWCCSITPEPAICGISRIWVVNMMRRLGVASRLLECLRNNFIFGSYLSKDEIAFSDPTPDGKLFATNYFGTSQFLVYNFVSGRNSAKPKTDTV, encoded by the exons ATGCCGGCCCCAAAGAGAGGACCAGATCCTCATGAACCGCAGCCCAAGATGAGGAAGTTGgatgaagctggggaggctctCCCATCCAAAGCTGAACCAGTCACCATTAATAGAGCTCTTAAAACGGGAAATACGCTAGAAAAGTCAGCAGCCCCTCGGTCTTGGAAAAAACTGTCTACTTCAGAGCAGGAACAGAGCTCCCCTCCAAAGGATCCCAGCAAAACGATTTCTGACCCGCCTGTCAAAAAAGCCAAGCTCCTGAACACCACAAGTGCCTCCTGCGAAGAATCTCCCTCGCAGTTCCCCAAAGCCTCCCTGAAGCGAACAGCCTCCACGGActcagaggaggagctgagtaGCGATGGCAGTAAGGTCAACCTCTTTAGAGAGAGGGACGAGGACGACAAGGCCCGCTGCGTCAGACAATACTCAAACCGAGTCAAAGCGAAGCGCAAGGCTGAGGAGACGTCTTCTGACCCACAGGAAACATGCCAGGAGTTAGAATCTGTACCTACAGTGCTTATACAGATTGACCACAGTTACGGTAGATACTCAGATTTGCCAAATACTCAAAGCACGGCTGAGGATAATCAGAATGCGACAAAAGAACCTGCAGAGGCTGCTGTTGAACCCGAGAGACAAGTGCAGTTGAATAATGCGGCACAAGCAGAGTCCAAGGAAACTTTGGTCTCTGTATCAGGTAATGCTAATGCTAGTATCAATGACTGTGCAGTTGAAGGAAGTAAACGTGAGGAATTAAAAAGTGTGGAAATACAAAAGCTCACAGATAAGGAAACACTACCATCATCTAGAGAAGCATTGGACTCTGTTACTCCAGCTGCATCTTGCATTACGTCTGTGGCAGAGGAGAATGAGATAAAGGTTGTTGTTGAGTCCACTGAAAGTAAAAAGGATGGAGATGATGAACTAGTAGCACCGTCAGCGGAAACACTTTTTTCTGTTACTGGAGAGATGAATCCAAGCTGTGAAGGTGAAGACCAGGCCGATGAAAAGACAGACTCGGCTTGCAGACCAGAAAGTCTTACAGATGTGTGCGGTGAAACTGAAACAAAGAAGACCACCGAGATAGTTTCTGAAGGACTGAATATCAGATCTAAAATGGAGGAAGGGGAGCATGACATGAAGGAAGTGATTGAAGCAGCCAGCGTCTCCGCAGAGCACAGAGATGTGGATTCAGAAAATTCAAACTCTGCACCAGAAGAGATCCTGGTGGGACATAATAATCCAGAGAGTCAAACAGATCTCAGTGTCAAAATTCAAGTTACTTTTAAGGAGGAATCGAAGTCTGTTCACCTGCCGGACCAAGTGCCAGATAAAATGACCAATTCTTGTGATGGTGTTGACAAAGTTGTGAGAAAGTCGGACGACAagcttaaagaaagtgaaaggaaAGTAATTGAACTCCCGTCGACTCAGTCTGTTGATGGTCCTGGGTCTTTTGTTGAGGAAGAGCTCAGTCATGACGTGACAGAcaggatgattgacagctgtacGGAAATATTGACACCCGATTGTGAGGCAGCGCATGagcaaaaacaaagagaagTGTTCACTGATGCTGTCACAGTCCCAGAAGGTCAGACAGACACGGACATGCAGACTAAAATAACATCAGAGGGGGCGTCTGACTCAGCTCTGAGAGTGGCTACACAAAACCAGGAGCACCACAACGTTAATGACCACGCTACAGAAATACCTGCTGAAGTGAAGGACCTTACCAGTATGGAAAAAGGAAAGGAGATGAACGTTGAGCTTGCCCCCGCACCTCAGTGTCAAATCAAAATGGATTTATCGGCTTCGGTGACATCAGAGCAAGAAATGTGTAATCCAGTGAAAACAATGGAAGCACAAAGCCAACAAGTGGAAATACAAAATCAGGAAAAGCAAAAGAGCAACGATTTAATTTCAGAGGTTCGTGGAGATATTATGACTGAAAAACTGGCAAGTGAAGACGACAAGTGCTCTGCTAGTACACCTGAGAGTCAAAACAGAATGGAAATGCAATCTGTAAGAACATCAGAGATTTCTATCCCAGCGTCGTCACTGCAGGTGAAAAGGCAGGAGAGCCCAGGGGTGAGTGAACGCACCACAGACATGTCTGATAAAGTACATTCACATCCAGTTTCAAATAGTCAGAGCTCAGAGGATGACAATAGGGTTAATGCTGAATGTGTTGCTGCAACAGAGAATCAAACAGAAGTGCACATTCAGACAGAGGAGCTTTCTAACCCAGCATCTACATTGCAAATACAAAACCAGCCAAGTCAGGAGGTCAGTGAACCCACCACAGTATTGAATCAGGAATTTCACGAGAAGCAAAAAGCTGAAAAGTCTCTTGAAAATGAAAACCAGGCAAACTTTCAACCCGCAGCTGCATCAGAGGGTCAAATTGATATTGAAATGCAGACGACATCAGAGATTTCTGTCTTGGCCCCTTCAGAGGAAATACAAAACACTATTTCAACATCAGAGGAGAAATCTGACACATCACCTGCAGTGGAAATTAAAAGCCAGGAAGTCAGTGGACATGCTACAGATGAATCTACAGGGGTTCATGaaaatcatcaaaatgtcacaaaaGAGGATGACATCAACTTTGAATCTGTGGCTGCATCAGAGAATCAAATCAGACCTGAAATACAGTCGACATCAACGTCCGATATTTCAAACCCAGCCTCTTTAGTGGTAAGAGAAATTCCAAAAAGCCAAAATGAAGTGGATATGGAGACGACTGCAAGATCAGAGATTTGTAACACATCACCTGCAGTAGAAATTCAACACCAGAAGATTCAGGATGCCAGTGACCATGACACTGACATATCTGGAGAATGTGCGACTGAACCGAAGAATCAAGTCCAAATGAAAAAGCAGGTATCCTCAACCTCTGAGATTTTAATTACAGCACCTAAAGTGGAAACTGAAAATACAATAAGCAAAGAAGTGACTGGACCTGCAGGAGACACATCTGAAGGGATTCAAGGTCTAACGCTATTAAAAAGCAAGTGTAgtgaaaaccaaaacaacgtTATTGAAGCGTATGAAAGTGCTACTGAGGGTCCGAAAGAAACTGAAATGCAGACAACAGCAGCACCAGAGGAGATATTTAATCCAAcaactgcagcacagacacaataCCAGAGAGGTCAGGAGGTCAGTGAACTCGCCACAGACGCTGTGCTTCAAAAAGATGCTGCTTGGGCTGAGCATGAGGAAAACAAGGGAGAGGCTTTCAACCTGTGTGTTAGTGCTGCTGAGAATCAAATGGAAATGAATACAGAAACAACTGCGACACCAGAGGAGGTTTCTGATCCAGGATCTATCTACCAGCAGGTCAGTGAATTAATCACAGACACCGTCGTTCAGAAAGAGACTGCAAGTTGTTGgaataaagaaaatgaagacAAGCTAACTTCTAAGTCTGTCAATGCTCCAGAAATGCAGACGAATATGGAAACGACTGCAGCGCCTGAAGATATTTCTGTTCCAGCACCTATAGCACAGAGGCAAGACTCTAGGCTGCAGGAAGCCACTGAACACACTGCAGATGAATCAAACACAATTCAGAAATCACATCCTGTGACTCATTTGGAAAATAAAGAGGAGTCTAGTGCTATAGTAGACCAAAAAGAGATGGATGTAATAAATGGATCAATGGAATGTGCAGATTCTGCCTTACAAGAGGAAATGGGGAAGCAAATGATTAATGAGGCCAAAGGCGAGGCTGCAGTTATTCCTTGTGATAAGGCTGACAAAACAGTCTGTCCCATTGAAGGACAGGGCGAGGGAACTGGAAGCAGTGAAGTAATCGTTTTTGCTTGTGACCAGCCACATGACGTTGATGTTGTAATTGAAGCATCAGAAGAGCAGATGAAGACGTTTAATCAGCCGGAGGTTCAGGCTCAGGAAAACCAGATCGTGTACGAGCCCATCAGCAGTCCAGAAAGTAATGACGAGAGAGAGACCGCGACAGAGCCAGAGAGGCATCATGGTGTTTCTCTACTGGATATACAGAACCCAGAGAGCCAGCAGGTCATAGAAGAGGCGTCGActagtgaagaaaacaaaatctGTGACCCACAAGCGGAAGCTGAGGAAAATGTTACAGAACAAATTTGCGTGTTTGGCAGCCAAGCAGCCGCAGCAGTGGAGATGGAATTAGAAAGCGTGAGTACGTCAGAAACTTCTCTAATTGCGCAGTTGGAGCAGAGTGATGTGGATGTGAGACAAGTTGCGGTGATAAGCTCAAGTGACGATATCAGCACGACAGATGGCCAGGCAGAAGATGCAGCCCAAAACACTGGCTTTTCAGAGTGCATCAGTGCCTCCCAGTTTTCAGACCAGGTGCAGGAGGACGCCGGGTTTGAGGAGGCTGAAGACGTCACTGTGACAACGACAACAGCCACCACTGAAGCTGAGGTACCGGACAGCACATCTGAGGAGTATGTGATCTCAGAGCCGGTCGCAGGGAGTCATATTCCCTTTGATATTGTCACCCAGGCGGTGGCTGAATCAGGTTTGACCTCCTCGTTTTCAGAGGAGGTGAGTCCAGACGATGGATTAGTTGGTAAAGAGGACAGTCTTTTAAATGGTTCCCAGTACACCGACGACAAGAGTTCTGACCCTTCCCAGCAGCCATCATGTGTCCTGATGGACGTTAATACCACAGAGATGGATATGGCGAACTCTCATGCCTTACTACGCACTAACGAAGGCGGTGATGCTGTGGTAATAGAGAATGCTGATGGTACTTTGGTTCTACAAGAAGTGCAGATTCTAGAGGATATAGAGATCGGTCGTGAGATCGTAGTAATGGAGGAAGACAATGAGGAAGACAGTGACATCACAATAATAGAAATACCCCAGGCAACACCTCAGGCTGTCTCTCCTAAACAACCATTTGTAAAGGTtaatgagaaaaacacagaagacatCAGCGGGTCATACGTAAAGCAAAACAACACAGCTGGTGAGAAGGGCGAAGAGGATAAAAAGGCACAGGAGGCAGAAAAACCCAAGAAGCAAGAAATGAATACACAAGCCAGAACCAAAGCTCGCCTGGCGGCTTTGGCCGAGCAAAAGGCTGCAGCGTCGAAGAGAGCGGCAAACAGACACCAGCTCAACCTCTTAGCTCTATGTCACGAGATAGCCGAGGACATCGCCACAGACAGCATGCTACTGAAGAGGATTGAAGAGGAAAAACTagtagcagcggcagcagccgtCAGGGCAGAAGCCGTTAGGGCTGAAGCCGCCAAGAAGGAAACTCCACCAGTTAAGACACAAGACCCAAATGCAATCAACGTTGCAACTCCGGCCGGACCAGAAGGATGCTCAGCTTCAGCGACCCCTGCTGCACAGGCACCTGAAGCTAAGCCCTCCACACCTGACTCAGCTGGGGCCAAGCCTGCAGCAGAGCCTCAGAAGAGACGTTTCTTCATCACGCAAATATCCGTACCCCTGAAAGCCCACGAGAAAAAGAAGCTGACGCGATATCAAAGACTGAGACAGGTGGaactgcagagagaaaagatgTCTTGGGCACGAGTCAAGAAACTGAAGTCTGACCAAGCGAACCAGATGTTTTCAGAAATGGATTGGCAATCACCCCGGTCTGCCACCTCCTCATTTTCAACGTGTCCTGTGGCCACGACCCCCCAACCTGCAGCCACTCCATCAAAAACAGCTCCCACAAGTCCTGCCACATCTAGCCAACCTGCTACACCCAAGGCAGAAGTTCCCAAGGTGGAGACTCCTACAGCCGAACCCATCAAAACAGAACCCACAAAGACAGAAACCCCCACACCCGCTAAGGCAGAAATGTCCAAAACTGCTCCCATTAAAACGGAACCTACAAAACATGAGGCCTCTAAAGCTGAACCTCCCAATACTGAAACCCGTAGAGTTACAAGGCAAAGAACGGCTAAAGCTTCTGATACGACTCCTGCTCCGGGGCCGGCCCCTAAAGTGACCAGATCTGCAGGGAAGAGGAGCCTCCCAGCCGTACCTCCTCCCATGCCCAACGGACTGAATTCCCAAAAATCCAAGCTTGAAATTGAGTACAAGCCCTACAGACCCCGGCCCAAGTATTCTTTTGATGACTTTGAATTAGATGATGACCCGTTACCAGTAGCTCAGACCAGGACCAACCCAGCACTGAGGCTCTTACAACAAACACGACCCGGCCTTCAGTCAAACCCCACAGCTCAAGCTAGACATGCAGTTCAGTCGAGGCCCACAGTTTCATCACAACCTGCCAACCAGGTAAAACTCAAAGCTCAAACCACGCCCGCTGCACAGATCTCAGGTCAGTCAAAGCCCAGTGTTGCAGCTACATCCCAGTTAAAACCTGCCGCTTCCACCAATCCACAATcaaaacctgctgctgccagAACCCCCCTGTCAAAGGCCGCAGCTACAGCAGATTCATCAAAAGCTGTTCCCTCCGCCAAAGCTCAGATAAAGTCTCCTGTCACGACGACACCACAGTCGAATGCAGTATTAGCTGCCTCTACCCAGTTAAAGTCCACTGCTGGTGGAAGTGCAGCCCAGTTAAAGCCGTCAACCTCGACGACTTCTCAACCTGCTGTTCCGATCAAATCTGAAACCAAACCTGATGTTTCTAAGACCGATGCTGCTTCGACGTCTCAGAAAACCTCAAATCCACAATCATCGGGAGATGGCAAATGCAAA GATACAGCTGCTTCACTTTCATcaactcccacctcctcctctgaggaGAGCCGGAAAGTGTCTGATGGAGCACAGCAGTGTGAGCAGAAGCCTGAGG AGAATAAGGCAGAAACATCCAGGACGACGGTGAAGACTTCGGAAGAACCTTGTCAAGA CAGAGGAGCGAAGCAACAAGATGGTGGGACTCCTCTCTCTGATGCCTGTCTGCAAAGAGAAGTCAAGAAACTTAAAGAGGCAGATAAAGATGGCACCCAGACTGTGATT GATGCCGGACAGAAGCATTTTGGAGCAGTGGCCTGCAATGTGTGTGGGATGCTCTACTCGGCTTCCAACCCTGAGGATGAATCTCAGCATTTACTCTTCCACAATCAGTTCATCAGCGCTGTCAAATACGTG GGATGGAAAAAAGAGAGGATTCTGGGAGAGTATCCTGACGGCAAGATCATTCTCGTCCTGCCAGACGATCCCAAATATGCCTTGAAGAAG GTCGAGGAGATCAGGGAGATGGTGGACAATGACCTCGGCTTCCAGCAGGTGGAGACCAAGTGCCCCTCTCAGACCAAAACCTTCCTCTTTATTTCCAATGACAAGAAGGTGACTGGATGCCTCATAGCAGAGCACATACAGGAG GGGTTCCGGGTGATCGAGGAGCCCGTCCCGGAGGGTTCCGAGGGAGAGAAGGTGATGTTCGAACGCCAGAGAGCTTGGTGCTGCTCCATCACGCCAGAGCCGGCGATCTGTGGCATCAGCCGCATCTGGGTGGTCAACATGATGAGACGCCTGGGCGTCGCTTCACGTTTGCTGGAGTGCCTGAG GAACAACTTCATATTCGGTTCCTACCTGAGCAAAGATGAGATCGCCTTCTCCGACCCCACCCCTGATGGAAAACTCTTTGCCACAAATTATTTTGGCACTTCTCAGTTTTTGGTTTATAACTTTGTGAGTGGACGAAACTCGGCCAAACCCAAAACTGACACAGTATGA